One Pelobates fuscus isolate aPelFus1 chromosome 8, aPelFus1.pri, whole genome shotgun sequence genomic window carries:
- the ARPC2 gene encoding actin-related protein 2/3 complex subunit 2: MILLEVNNRIIEETLALKFDNAAAGNKPEAVEVTFADFDGVLYHISNPNGDKAKMMISISLKFYKELQEHGTDETLTKTYGDFLVDPEPGYNVSLLYNLENLPPNRDSVVHQAGMLKRNCFASVFEKYFKFQEEGREGERRAVIHYRDDETMYVEAKKDRVTVVFSTVFKDDDDVVIGKVFMQEFKEGRRASHTAPQVLFSHREPPLELKDTDAAVGDNIGYITFVLFPRHTNPNARDNTINLIHTFRDYLHYHIKCSKAYIHTRMRAKTSEFLKVLNRARPDAEKKEMKTITGKTFATR, from the exons ATGATCCTGCTCGAGGTCAATAACCGCATCATCGAGGAGACCCTCGCCCTCAAATTCGATAATGCAGCGGCTGG GAACAAGCCAGAGGCAGTAGAAGTAACATTTGCAG ACTTCGATGGAGTGCTTTACCATATCTCTAATCCAAATGGTGACAAAGCCAAGATGATGATCAGTATTTCACTAAAGTTCTACAAGGAGCTGCAGGAACATGGCACTGATGAG ACCTTAACGAAAACCTATGGGGATTTCTTGGTTGATCCTGAACCAG GTTACAATGTGTCTTTGTTGTACAATCTTGAGAACCTACCTCCAAACCGAGACTCCGTTGTTCACCAAGCTGGCATGCTCAAACGCAACTGCTTTGCGTCCGTGTTCGAAAAATATTTCAAGTTTCAAGAAGAGGGACGAGAGGGAGAGAGGAGAGCTGTGATCCATTACCGTGATGATGAGACCAT GTACGTGGAGGCCAAGAAAGACAGAGTGACTGTTGTATTCAGCACGGTGTTTAAAGATGATGATGACGTAGTGATTGGCAAAGTGTTCATGCAG GAGTTTAAAGAAGGTCGGCGTGCCAGTCACACAGCGCCACAGGTACTCTTCAGTCACAGAGAGCCTCCACTGGAGTTAAAGGACACAGATGCAGCTGTGGGTGATAATATTGGATACATCACATTTG TGCTCTTTCCACGCCATACTAACCCCAATGCACGGGACAATACCATCAACCTTATCCACACATTCCGGGATTATTTGCACTATCACATCAAGTGCTCCAAG GCTTATATCCATACTCGCATGAGGGCGAAAACCTCAGAATTCCTTAAAGTTCTTAACCGGGCTCGCCCAGACGCTGAGAAAAAGGAAATGAAAACTATAAC